TTTCTATTTCTTCCTTCTCTTCAGGTGGTAAACTGTCAACAAATTCAGTCATGCATTTATATAGGACCTGTTTTTCAATGTCTGCTTGTTTACGTTTTTCAATCAATCTTTGCTTATTTGGTATTACATTATTAGGTAACATCTCTAATGCTTCTGTTAGATCTATCATTCCAGTTTGTAACCAGTTACCTATCATGTTAACTGTTACAGCTTCACTCCAATGTGTAGATGGTCCAATATCTAGTTTAAGATTAAGCTTAACGTCTTTATAATCCTCACCTAAAAACCATAGAGTTTCTTGGTTCCCATCTTCATCTGATACGTTAATAAGTCTTTCGGTATTATACTTTGCTTTCCAGAAATCAGCCCATATTAAACCTATATCTTCTAAAGCTTGAAAATAACGTCTTTTTATACTTTCTATAGGGACAGCACTTGCTTGCTGTTGTAACATTAATGCACCCTGATTGTCTGCTTTTGCTTCGCCCATAGCATTCTCATTAGCTCCTGAAACCTCTTTTGTTGAATCCATAACAAATTCAATCAACTTGAATACGTCATAATTGGTTGAGCCTGTTTCCGCATATTTAAAAACGTTAGATATATCGCCATGTACACCAATAGCGTGACCTATTGCATTACTAATACTCTTAATCCTGGTCTTATCATAAATAGCTTTAGGAAAGGCTGTTCTTTGTGCTGATAGCATCCACATAGCTAACGTCTTATTGATAAAAGTTTGATTTGGTATTAATTCTGTTACCTCTGCTACTCCATAACATGATCTTTTTCTAGTTTCCCAATTCATTAATACCAATGGGTACAAGCTAAGTCCTGTTGATGTTTCTGGTACTATTTCTACGTTTTGGGTTGACTTACTGTAAAATACTTCCCCATCCCTTTTAGAGTATTCAAGTAAAACTGTTGTCTTATCTCCTAATTCGTCCTTTGCCTTTTCAAAGGCTTCGTCATTTGTATCTTTGTCTCCCTGTATTAGGTCAATAAGTTCTTTTGATACTTCATTGTTACTAGCTTCCTCTTTTAATTTAGATACTAGTTCACGATAGCTGATAATTATACTAGGTTGGGATTGTATTCTGTTATCATTCGGATTTGAAGGGAAGTAATTAACACAATCAATAATTTCTCCCACCAATTCACCTATAGCTTTTACGTCATTTCCTGTTTTTATGGTGTTATCCCAAAAATAATGTATTATTCCTGCACCTGAAGTTGCAGCATCTTTCAATATTTGTTCGCTTAGTGGAGTTTGTTTTATGTTCTCCCATGTTGCATCTGAATAACGAGTAAATAAGTCAGCAGCTTCTTCATACTTTTCAGCATTTTCACTATCAACTCCTGCTGAATAACCTTGAACAGAAAAGTTCATTTTTACCTCTTCACTCATAACAGACGATACCTTGAAGTTAACTATACGTTTTATAATATTTAGTACTGGCTTTGGTAAATCTCTTGATTTTATACCATACCATTGATCACCAGCTATGAATCTTTCGTTTTGCTGTACCCTGTCAATTAAACCATCTGTTCTCATGAAGTTTAAACCTTCTTGATACCGTTTCCAGGCTTTTGTCATTTAATATCGCCCCCATATCCTAGCCATTCTTCTAGTTCTTCAAGTTTTTCCTTATCTTTTTGTGATATTTCTTTTTCTTCTTTGTACTCTTTTACTGCTTTTACTGGATTTTTAATTAATGGGGTTATAGGTTCATTTTGTTTGATTGCTAAACCATCTTTTAACCCTTTTCTATAGGCAAGCAAAGGAACTATACAAAAAGCTATTCCTAATATTACATAAAACATATTTATCACCACCTTAAAAAATCTTCTGATACTTCCTGGCTATAAAAAAAGCCTTCTTCCGCTGGTTCATCAGCGTTAAAAGCTTCTGGTAGTTTCTTTGGTTTTGGTCTTACTATTATTGGATAATCCCTTTGTTGGTGTGCTATGTAGCAGTTAATTGCTCTGGCCATTATTAAATCATCATGTTGTCCCGACATAGCCTCTGGTTTACCTTTATCATTTTTAACAAAAGTAGTCATTTCCATAAGCAAATCAAGATCTTTTATTTTCTTCGGTTCTTCTCTGACTATAGTTCTTAACATTCCTAATGCCTGTGGTCTAGTCAACTTAGTTGTAAGATAACCGTATTTCTTTTGATACTTATGAGTTGTACTGTCTGGAGCTTCTTCTCTATAGTAAAGTCTTGGATAACCTAATCTTTGTAGTTCTTTTAAAGGATGAGTACTAAAATTTGTTTCTGGTCCTAATAAAGCTTCGTTAAAATATAATCCCAAACAAAACACTTGTCTTGCGTATATATCCTCGTCATAGTTGATTTTTAATACAGCTGCATCTGCACCTGTAACATTATTAGTCATACAACAAGTATTCCAGTCTGAACCATCACCAGCAGTATCGCCACCACCAACGTATGGATAACCTGGCATTGGATTTTCGTATATCTTAATATATCCCTCTTCATCATCAACCCACTTAATGGAATCCTCAACGACTTCATGGTTTACATAATCAAACTCAAAGTAGCCTGTCTTGATAGGTTGTATATTGGCCAGTATTCTATCATTAACATTTTTCTTAGAGAAATAAACACCACCTGTTATTCCCCATTGTCCAAGTGCGTAAATGTTATATTCGTTCTCGTCATACTCTTTTAATTCTTGCATTTCTTCGTGATAATCTTCATCAATGAATTTATTATCTAAATACGTTGAATGCGTGATTAATACTTTAGTTTTAAGCTTTTTAGTACATTTAGTCCAATGAATACAATCCATAAATGGTATCTTACCATGAAGCATTACTTGTCCTTTGACCTTCTTATCAAAGAATCTTTTTTTGAGCCAACTTAATACTGAAACAGGATTAAAAGTAAACATGATCTGCATATATTTTTTAGAACCGTTTTTATTAGTCCCTTTATATCCTCTCAAACGTCTATTAAGCTCGTTTACGTCTTTTTCTAATACCTGGTCTGCTTCTTCTATCCAGATTGATGTAATATCAAATATTGACTTTAATTTTTCTACATCATCTAAGCCGGCAAACAATATTTGATTACCGTTTTCTTTGAATGTAATCTCTTCTTGACCAGCCGCTTTTTTAATATCAAAATCATCTACGTTGTACCTAAGCTTAAGTCTTTTCCTAAGTAAGGGAAATTGAGATTTAGTTACCTGGTTAGCCTGGGCTCTTACACATAAAATTCTATGATCATCTTCAGTAACTATTCTATCAATTACCTTGTCAGCAGCTGCGTAACTTTTACCACTACCAGAGCCACCAATTAATACGTTAAATCTACCTTTAAATCTTTGGAATGGTTCATATATAGGATTAGCCATTTCATCCAACTTTACAACTCTTTCAAGTGATGAAAATAGCTTCTGTAACTTTTCTACAGACATCTGATTTAATTGTTCTTTTGTTATTTTATTCATAAAATCATCTGCCTTTTTTATGTGATTTATGTCAATTTCGTCTTTAATATATATGGAGGGGGTGGGGGTGTCTTCCCTCCTGCCCCCCTACTTAATTTTCAGGGGTCTAATACTGCTGCTTACAATATGCCTTGTAAATAGCTAATGTTCACATGGTACACTATAATTTTATTCAACTATGCGCAAAAACATTATTTCACGTCGTATTGGATGGGTGTATTCATTGATTATTCATCAATTTTGGTATATTACCTTAATTCCTAGCATTTTATGAATGTTTATTCGTATTATTGGTATATTTATACTGTATCAACGTATAATATGCACTAGCAAATCACTGATCAATGAACATTACCATGTGTTATTAGGTATATTGTTCAGGAATAATTTAAGGCTTATATTAGCTATAATAGTGATATTTGAGCCTATTTTTTTAATGAGTCAGTTTTATCAAATAATTATAATAAATCCTCATAATCTTCATATTCCTTTATTTCTTCAACTTCTTTAGCTTCAACATCAATCACATTTGAATCATTAAGCTTATTAGTCAACTTCATTATTCCTGATATAAGATCCTCTTTACTTGTCAGCATTACAACGTTATTATTTGTTGTTGTCTCTATCTCTTTCTTATCTTTCCAGTCAAAATTGTTTTTAAGATTAAATATTATACCTGCTGGGTTCTTTCTGGTTTTATCAAATAGACATTGTTCTGCATAACTCTCTATTCTTTGTTTGGCCAATGCTATTATCTCACTAAAGTTATTTTCTTTATCGTCATAAGTACCTTTTGCATATTGATTAAATGTTTCTCTTTGGGTAGTAAGATATACGCATAAACTTAATATTGTCGGTGCTTCTTTTTCTATTTCTTCATACACTGGGTTATCGTCTGCATCTGTAACAATATTGCCTTGTTTATCTCTAGCTAATACATTTCTTGTAAGTTGATTAAAATATTCTTCTATTTTCTTATCTAGTTCTATAGCTGATTTAAATTTTCTTGGTCTCATATCTTTTCACCTTCTAACTTTTACATGAATATAGCCCTCTTGGATTTGATACCAAAAAGGCTATTAAAAGGGGGAATGTATATCTTTTGCCATTACCATATTAACACCTTTTAGAGGTTCAAAAAGGTTCAAGTTAAAAAATATTTCTAAAATAACTATTGACATTGTCCACCCAATGTTGTAGTATGAATTTACAGCAACACAAAATCAAATAAACGGAAGGAGCTGTTTCGTTATGTTTAGTAACGTTAACACACTTGAAGAATTAAAGAAAGAGTATAGGAGACTTGCAAGAAAGTTTCACCCTGATAATGGTGGCTCTCTTGAAAAGATGAAAGAACTTAATAATGAATTTGATAGGCTTTCAAAAACTTTCAGCAATCAAGAAAATGTTGAATTTAACTCTGAAACATTCAGAAATATTATTAATAGCCTATCTCAATATGATATCACAATAGAGATTATTGGTACTTGGATATGGGTAAGTGGTAATACATATAAGATTAAAGATAAACTCAAAGAGTTAAAGTTTAAATGGTCCAGGAATAAGAAGTCCTGGTACTGGTACGAAGGTGAATATAAAAAACATACTAAAAAACAGTTTACTATGTCGGATATAAAAAGTATGCATGGCTGTAAAGTAGTTAAGCAAGGCACAACAACAAATACTAATTTTATAGGGGCTAGAGCTTAGGCTCTTCCCTTTTTTGAAAGGAGAGATATTAGTAATATGCATATACCATACGATCTAGGATATAAAGAAGATGAACAACAAACTGTTAACAATTATTTTTATAGTTTCTCTAATACTTATGATGTTAAAAAGTTAATGGAAAACTATAACGTAGCCCAACGTAATAAAGAATATGCTCAAAATCTTATTAAAAACATTGAACAATATCAAATGGACCTGTACAATAGATGTCAGGAGATACAACAAACTATCTTTGAAAAGATTATATATTTTGAACGTTATACAT
The sequence above is a segment of the Vallitalea longa genome. Coding sequences within it:
- a CDS encoding PBSX family phage terminase large subunit; this encodes MNKITKEQLNQMSVEKLQKLFSSLERVVKLDEMANPIYEPFQRFKGRFNVLIGGSGSGKSYAAADKVIDRIVTEDDHRILCVRAQANQVTKSQFPLLRKRLKLRYNVDDFDIKKAAGQEEITFKENGNQILFAGLDDVEKLKSIFDITSIWIEEADQVLEKDVNELNRRLRGYKGTNKNGSKKYMQIMFTFNPVSVLSWLKKRFFDKKVKGQVMLHGKIPFMDCIHWTKCTKKLKTKVLITHSTYLDNKFIDEDYHEEMQELKEYDENEYNIYALGQWGITGGVYFSKKNVNDRILANIQPIKTGYFEFDYVNHEVVEDSIKWVDDEEGYIKIYENPMPGYPYVGGGDTAGDGSDWNTCCMTNNVTGADAAVLKINYDEDIYARQVFCLGLYFNEALLGPETNFSTHPLKELQRLGYPRLYYREEAPDSTTHKYQKKYGYLTTKLTRPQALGMLRTIVREEPKKIKDLDLLMEMTTFVKNDKGKPEAMSGQHDDLIMARAINCYIAHQQRDYPIIVRPKPKKLPEAFNADEPAEEGFFYSQEVSEDFLRW
- a CDS encoding terminase small subunit; the protein is MRPRKFKSAIELDKKIEEYFNQLTRNVLARDKQGNIVTDADDNPVYEEIEKEAPTILSLCVYLTTQRETFNQYAKGTYDDKENNFSEIIALAKQRIESYAEQCLFDKTRKNPAGIIFNLKNNFDWKDKKEIETTTNNNVVMLTSKEDLISGIMKLTNKLNDSNVIDVEAKEVEEIKEYEDYEDLL
- a CDS encoding J domain-containing protein, with amino-acid sequence MFSNVNTLEELKKEYRRLARKFHPDNGGSLEKMKELNNEFDRLSKTFSNQENVEFNSETFRNIINSLSQYDITIEIIGTWIWVSGNTYKIKDKLKELKFKWSRNKKSWYWYEGEYKKHTKKQFTMSDIKSMHGCKVVKQGTTTNTNFIGARA